In Liquorilactobacillus nagelii DSM 13675, the following proteins share a genomic window:
- a CDS encoding YutD family protein, giving the protein MNSEKKERLEAQLAKKAATLKEYASKVEVTGKNELTIDGRPYLLIKNSRDGFQVEKLEERFSQILTKYDYIVGDWGFDQLRLHGFYENDSQRGLPSQSISHLEDYLYEYCNFGCAYFILKNLSVAVPAKKVKKFRRKDNILSKSNKTKEVKKLSVAKKNSFGMGQRVNKKRAKEVSDKQKFEIHQRQDSKKAIKNSKKNVIKQNKQKRQRNFTIRQKNKEN; this is encoded by the coding sequence GTGAATAGCGAGAAAAAAGAACGACTTGAAGCACAATTGGCCAAAAAGGCAGCAACTTTAAAAGAGTATGCAAGTAAGGTTGAAGTTACTGGAAAAAATGAATTAACAATTGATGGACGTCCTTATTTGTTGATCAAGAATAGTCGTGATGGATTCCAGGTTGAAAAATTAGAAGAACGATTTAGTCAGATCTTAACAAAATACGATTATATAGTTGGCGATTGGGGATTTGATCAATTAAGACTGCATGGCTTTTATGAAAATGATAGTCAACGAGGACTTCCTTCACAGAGTATTTCACATCTTGAGGATTATTTGTATGAATATTGTAACTTTGGTTGTGCGTACTTTATTTTGAAAAATTTATCAGTTGCAGTTCCTGCTAAAAAAGTTAAAAAATTTCGTCGAAAAGATAACATACTGTCCAAAAGTAATAAAACAAAGGAAGTTAAAAAATTATCAGTTGCTAAGAAAAATTCATTTGGGATGGGGCAAAGGGTAAATAAAAAAAGGGCTAAAGAGGTTAGTGACAAACAGAAATTTGAGATTCATCAACGCCAAGATTCTAAAAAAGCTATTAAAAATTCGAAAAAAAATGTTATTAAGCAAAATAAACAGAAACGTCAGCGGAACTTTACTATTCGTCAAAAAAATAAAGAAAATTAG
- a CDS encoding TIGR01457 family HAD-type hydrolase, with the protein MQRYQGYLIDLDGTIYRGKIKIPAAKRFIERLQKTKTPFLFVTNNSTQTPAMVAANLVENFDINVSADNVYTTALATADYLADLDSTKRTVYAIGELGLKQALLDRGFHFEEKKPDYVVVGLDYDVTYHKFELATLAIKRGARFIGTNADTNLPNERGLVPGAGSVIALVECSTQQKATYIGKPEKIIMKKALKKIGLDKDQVIMVGDNYQTDIRAGINFGIDTLLVYTGVSTRQQVAQQINQPTYEVASLDDWKL; encoded by the coding sequence ATGCAACGGTATCAAGGATATTTAATCGATTTAGATGGTACAATTTATCGCGGGAAAATAAAAATTCCTGCTGCAAAACGATTTATTGAGCGATTACAGAAAACAAAGACTCCTTTTTTATTTGTAACGAACAACAGTACTCAAACTCCTGCAATGGTAGCGGCTAATTTGGTTGAGAATTTTGATATTAATGTTTCAGCAGATAATGTGTACACTACTGCTTTAGCAACAGCCGACTATTTGGCAGATTTAGATTCAACTAAACGAACTGTATATGCTATTGGGGAACTAGGTTTAAAGCAAGCTTTGCTAGATCGTGGATTTCATTTTGAAGAAAAGAAACCAGATTATGTAGTTGTCGGTCTAGATTATGATGTTACGTACCATAAGTTTGAGTTAGCAACTTTGGCTATTAAGCGTGGAGCTAGGTTTATTGGAACTAATGCTGACACTAATTTACCTAATGAACGAGGTTTGGTTCCTGGAGCGGGATCAGTAATTGCACTGGTTGAATGTTCAACACAGCAAAAAGCAACATATATAGGTAAGCCTGAAAAAATAATTATGAAAAAGGCTTTAAAAAAAATTGGCTTAGATAAAGATCAGGTTATTATGGTTGGCGATAACTATCAAACTGATATTAGAGCTGGAATTAATTTTGGAATTGATACTTTGTTAGTTTATACTGGAGTTTCAACCCGTCAGCAGGTCGCACAACAAATTAATCAACCAACTTATGAAGTCGCTTCACTCGATGATTGGAAGCTCTAG
- a CDS encoding TIGR01906 family membrane protein — protein sequence MKLISWRNIINWIFLGIFVISLSIAITINFTPLYYFFVYHYHLASLVKMTNQQLITEYHQLLSYLNFPWQKQLRLSLPSTASAREHFLEVKHLFEINYLCLILTFYPTLSYLHRLKITKCWWELLFPCKIFGSLTIGLFILASLDFNDFFVYFHLILFRNQDWVFDPQKDPIIKVLPEEFFAAAFALFFLLIGSSFVFCLIQGKKSLKK from the coding sequence ATGAAACTGATTAGTTGGCGTAATATAATAAATTGGATATTTCTTGGGATTTTTGTAATTAGTTTGTCGATTGCAATCACTATTAATTTTACGCCTTTGTATTACTTCTTTGTCTATCATTATCATTTAGCTTCTTTAGTTAAAATGACCAATCAGCAATTAATTACGGAATATCATCAGTTGTTATCTTACTTAAATTTTCCCTGGCAAAAGCAATTAAGACTGAGTTTGCCAAGTACAGCTAGTGCGCGAGAACATTTTTTAGAGGTTAAGCATTTATTTGAAATTAATTATTTGTGCTTAATACTAACTTTTTATCCAACACTTAGCTATCTGCATAGATTAAAAATAACTAAGTGTTGGTGGGAATTACTATTTCCTTGCAAAATATTTGGTAGTTTGACAATTGGACTTTTTATACTTGCAAGTTTAGATTTTAATGATTTTTTTGTTTACTTTCATTTAATTTTGTTTCGTAATCAAGATTGGGTTTTTGATCCTCAGAAAGATCCAATTATTAAAGTCTTACCAGAAGAATTTTTTGCGGCAGCTTTTGCACTATTTTTCTTGCTGATAGGTAGTTCTTTCGTATTTTGTTTGATTCAAGGGAAAAAAAGTTTAAAAAAATAG
- a CDS encoding VTT domain-containing protein encodes MNFLIDFILHIDNHLVSIVNTFGGWTYLILFLIIFIETGAVILPFLPGDSLLFAASALAANPSYHLNIWLLVLLFWSAPLLGDSLNFIIGKRTGSHIKPGSFLGKFIKESDLTKTRNFFEKHGAIAISLARFMPIIRTMAPFIAGGSGMPFKDFFKFNFLGATAWMALCCAGGFYFGNFPIVKEHFSLVIIGIIVVSLLPAVIGFLKKKLSH; translated from the coding sequence ATGAATTTTTTAATTGATTTTATTTTGCATATAGACAACCACCTTGTTTCAATCGTCAATACTTTTGGTGGTTGGACCTACTTAATTTTATTTCTGATTATTTTTATTGAAACTGGCGCAGTAATTTTACCATTCTTACCTGGTGATTCACTTTTATTCGCTGCGAGTGCCTTAGCTGCAAATCCGAGTTATCACTTAAATATCTGGTTGTTAGTTTTATTGTTTTGGTCAGCGCCATTATTGGGTGATTCACTAAACTTTATAATTGGCAAACGAACCGGCAGTCACATTAAACCGGGTTCTTTTCTGGGAAAGTTTATCAAAGAATCAGACCTAACAAAAACTCGCAATTTTTTTGAAAAACATGGTGCAATTGCAATTTCCCTAGCAAGATTTATGCCAATTATTCGTACTATGGCTCCATTTATTGCTGGAGGAAGTGGTATGCCTTTTAAAGACTTTTTTAAATTCAATTTTCTAGGCGCCACCGCTTGGATGGCACTTTGTTGTGCTGGCGGCTTTTATTTTGGAAACTTTCCAATTGTTAAAGAGCATTTTTCACTAGTAATCATTGGAATCATTGTCGTTTCATTATTACCAGCTGTTATCGGATTTCTTAAAAAGAAGCTTAGCCATTAA
- a CDS encoding NAD(P)/FAD-dependent oxidoreductase: MSDEYYDITIIGGGPIGIFAAAYAKMRQAKVQVIESLDQLGGQVSALFPAKKIYDIPGYPVITGTKLIENLENQAEQFGPEFFLNEAVSQIKQKGNYFQLLTTKRTTLSKSIIIATGVGAFQPRKLALPEAAQFENKQLRYFIKNPQEFAGKDLIIAGGGDSAVDWALELASKANSLHVVHRRNNFRALESSVSQLKKSKAILETPFLVDQVLPADNQRIKVILKEVRGTVQKELETDYLLVNYGIISNNKNLKDWNIPVQHGLIEVNSKMETEIPKIFAIGDVASYNGKLNLIATGFGEAPIAVNNALLELYPEKRQPMHSTQLVKSLPRSK; the protein is encoded by the coding sequence ATGTCAGATGAATACTACGACATTACAATAATTGGTGGTGGTCCTATTGGTATTTTTGCCGCTGCTTATGCAAAAATGCGACAAGCTAAAGTTCAAGTTATCGAGAGTCTTGATCAACTTGGTGGTCAAGTTTCCGCACTTTTCCCAGCAAAAAAAATTTATGATATTCCAGGTTATCCTGTAATTACTGGAACAAAATTAATCGAAAATCTTGAGAATCAGGCTGAACAATTTGGTCCAGAGTTCTTTTTAAATGAAGCAGTTTCCCAAATCAAGCAAAAAGGCAATTATTTTCAATTGCTTACTACAAAACGCACAACACTTAGTAAATCTATAATTATTGCTACAGGTGTTGGAGCTTTTCAGCCGCGAAAACTGGCCTTGCCCGAGGCAGCTCAATTCGAGAACAAGCAATTACGCTATTTCATCAAAAATCCCCAAGAATTTGCTGGAAAGGATTTAATTATTGCCGGTGGTGGCGATTCAGCCGTTGATTGGGCGCTTGAATTAGCTTCCAAAGCTAATTCTCTTCATGTTGTTCATCGACGCAATAACTTCCGTGCACTCGAAAGTAGTGTTAGCCAATTGAAAAAGTCAAAAGCCATCCTTGAAACACCTTTTTTGGTTGACCAAGTCCTACCTGCTGACAATCAGAGAATTAAAGTTATTTTGAAAGAGGTTCGTGGCACTGTACAAAAAGAACTAGAAACCGATTATCTTCTAGTTAATTATGGCATAATTTCAAATAATAAAAATTTGAAAGATTGGAACATTCCTGTTCAACATGGACTCATCGAAGTAAACTCGAAAATGGAAACCGAAATTCCCAAGATTTTCGCAATTGGTGATGTTGCCAGTTACAATGGAAAACTAAATTTGATTGCTACAGGCTTTGGTGAAGCTCCAATCGCAGTAAATAATGCTCTCTTAGAGCTCTATCCTGAGAAACGCCAACCCATGCATAGTACTCAGCTGGTTAAATCTTTGCCTAGATCCAAATAG
- a CDS encoding peptidylprolyl isomerase has translation MYPQINKTESTSSLAKIVTNFGEILVELFPEYAPKTVENFTKLSMKGYYDGTIFHRVIKDFMIQGGDPTGTGMGGQSIWQQSFEDEFSNELFNLRGALSMANAGPNTNGSQFFIVQNQNLPSQMEEQLRQANYPQEIIQAYLKGGTPWLDHHHTVFGQVRSGMDVIDEIANLQTENDHPIKEVAIKKISISNK, from the coding sequence ATGTATCCACAAATTAATAAAACAGAGTCAACCAGCTCGCTAGCAAAAATTGTGACTAACTTTGGTGAAATATTGGTCGAACTATTTCCTGAATATGCACCTAAAACGGTAGAAAACTTTACTAAGTTGAGCATGAAAGGTTATTACGATGGAACTATTTTTCATCGAGTAATAAAAGATTTTATGATTCAGGGTGGCGATCCGACAGGTACCGGGATGGGAGGACAAAGTATCTGGCAGCAATCGTTTGAAGATGAATTTTCAAACGAACTTTTTAATCTACGTGGGGCACTTTCAATGGCTAATGCTGGTCCTAATACAAACGGAAGTCAATTTTTTATTGTCCAAAATCAAAATTTACCTTCTCAAATGGAGGAACAGTTAAGACAAGCAAACTATCCACAAGAAATTATTCAGGCATATCTTAAGGGTGGAACACCTTGGTTGGATCATCATCATACAGTTTTTGGACAGGTTAGATCTGGAATGGATGTTATAGATGAAATAGCAAATTTGCAAACTGAGAACGATCACCCAATAAAAGAAGTAGCTATTAAGAAAATTTCTATATCAAATAAATAA
- a CDS encoding CvfD/Ygs/GSP13 family RNA-binding post-transcriptional regulator, protein MTYKIGMIIKGRVTGIQSYGVFVGLDNQAQGLIHISECCQGYVSDIHKLVKVGQVVKVMIIDIDEYTKKISLSLRCVTKPPQIAAKTKVKCLHKHYWTSRQVTTGFEPIAIRQKAWIAEGLENVEKNKN, encoded by the coding sequence TTGACTTACAAAATTGGAATGATAATTAAGGGAAGGGTAACTGGAATTCAATCTTATGGTGTATTTGTAGGCTTAGATAATCAAGCACAAGGATTGATTCATATTTCTGAATGTTGTCAGGGATATGTGTCAGACATTCATAAGTTGGTCAAGGTAGGACAAGTGGTTAAAGTTATGATTATTGATATTGATGAATACACCAAGAAAATAAGCTTGTCTTTAAGATGTGTAACTAAGCCGCCGCAAATAGCAGCTAAAACTAAAGTTAAATGTCTTCACAAGCATTATTGGACAAGCCGTCAGGTTACAACCGGATTTGAACCTATTGCAATTAGGCAAAAAGCTTGGATTGCCGAAGGACTAGAGAATGTTGAAAAAAATAAAAATTGA
- a CDS encoding helix-turn-helix domain-containing protein, whose amino-acid sequence MSQLNSIAQLLEIKDPNIKFFKVEDLRTTKNSVVYHFKVIHARLSYQLFHCPHCGFTSLIKNGTNLTKLRLPTLNGPMILMYLRKQRYFCKSCQITCGANTPIVEKNHSLTRGLKSAVVKLAKQSLTVTMIAKLVGISPSSVTRILYHDFQRPQRLAKLPERLCFDEFKSVGRSYVQSSCKIHNIHLLPSMLKITI is encoded by the coding sequence ATGTCCCAGTTAAATTCTATCGCACAATTACTTGAAATAAAAGATCCTAATATTAAATTCTTTAAAGTTGAAGATCTTAGAACTACTAAAAATAGCGTTGTCTACCATTTTAAAGTTATCCATGCCCGCCTTAGTTATCAACTTTTTCATTGCCCTCACTGTGGTTTTACATCGTTGATAAAAAATGGTACCAACTTGACCAAGCTCCGTTTGCCGACACTCAATGGTCCAATGATTTTGATGTATCTGCGGAAACAACGCTATTTTTGTAAATCCTGCCAGATAACTTGCGGTGCCAATACTCCAATTGTTGAAAAAAATCACTCGCTTACCAGAGGTCTCAAATCTGCTGTTGTTAAATTAGCCAAACAATCACTCACTGTTACGATGATTGCCAAACTAGTCGGGATCTCTCCTAGTTCAGTTACACGGATTTTATATCATGATTTTCAAAGACCTCAGCGCCTAGCCAAACTTCCTGAACGGCTTTGTTTTGATGAATTCAAATCAGTTGGCAGATCATATGTACAAAGCTCTTGCAAAATACATAATATTCATTTATTGCCATCGATGCTGAAAATCACAATTTAA